The window ACAAGAACCACCTGGGCAAGGAGGAGCTGCGGGCGCTGATGGAGAAGGAGCTGCCAGGCTTCCTGGAGGTGCGCGGGCACCGCCGGCACGGGCTGGCGCCGAGGGGCACCGGGAGGTGGGGCTGGAGAGCCACGGGtcacagcctgcctggctggCACCTATGGATGTGGGCAGCGGGTGCCAGACAGCCACAGGGCACAGCCTGtagagcctggcagcaggtcCTAGAGAGCCCTGGGTCACAGCCTGTAGAAGCTGGCATCGGATCCTGGAGAGCCCCAGGTCACAGCCTGTAGGGGCTCACACCTATGGGCACCAGCAGTGAGTCCTACAGAGCCCTGACTCGCAGCCTGTAGAACCTGGCATTGGGTCCTATAGCACCCTGGGTGGCACCTATAGTGCCAtgcccattgctggctgctgtgggacCCTGGGTGGCACCTATAGTGCCATGCCCACGGTTGGCTGCTGTAGCACCGTGGGTGGCACCTCTAGTGTCATGCCCAATGCTGGCTGCTGTAGGACCCCGGGTCACAGCCTGTAGCACCCAGCATTGGCTCCTCTGGCACCCCAGGGTCAGCCCTTCTAGCACCCTGCCAGCAGGCCCCAGAGCACCCCAGGACCCCCTGTGGCACCCCCAGTTTGGCACTCAGAACATCCCAGCCTCAGACTCTGCACCCCCTGGGCCTCGAGCCCCCCGTGCAGGgttccctggggagccccaggtccctctctgcctgtccctAGCCCTGTCCCTCTTCCCTCATCACTGTCTCCCATTCCTGTGCCCCTATCCTGCCATCCTTCTTACCTCATCCCTGTCCCTTCATCCCCCTCCTTGTCCCTGTCCTTCTCCCTCTGTCCCTGTCCCATCATCCCTGTCCCCTAACCCACCATCTCTGTCCCCTCATGATGTCCCTGTCCTCTCACccctctccctgtcccctcgTCCCTGCAGAACCAGCGGGACCCAATGGCCCTGGACAAGATCATGAAGGACCTGGACCAGTGCCGGGACGGCCGCGTGGGCTTCCAGGGCTTCTTCTCGCTGGTGGCAGGGCTGACCATAGCCTGCAACGACTACTTTGTGCTGCACATGaagcagaagggcaggaagtgaggccagcacccatgggtgcaccTCACGACCCATGGGTgttcccctcccagcccaccACCCATGGATGGTCCTCACCACCCATGGGTGTCCCCAACCCACCACCCATGGGTGCTCCTCATCCCCTATGTGACCTACCTTCCCAACCCACCACCCATGGGTGCTCCTCGTCCCCTATGTGACCTACCTTCCCAACCcaccacccatgggtgctgccccccagcccagTAAAGGTGTTTTGTATGATGCTGGACCCACCTTGTTCCTTGGGATCACCATGTCCCCGCTGTGGTCACCCTGGGTTCACTGTCACCCTGAGATCCCCATCACCCTGTGGCCTCTGTTGCCTTGGAGTCCCTGATCCCTCAGCATCCCCAATGCCATGAGGTCCCCTTGGTGTCCCCATCACCCTGGGGTCACCCCATGGTCCCTGTCACCCTCAGGTTCTCTTGAGGTCCTTGTCACTCTGGGATCCCTGCCTCACCAGAGTCCCCAACACCTCAGGGTCTCCATCATTCTCAGGTCACCTGGGGGTCCCCCTTAGTGTCTTCTCAAGGTCTTCTGTCACCCTAGGGTCCCTGGGAGGTCACTGTCCCTTTGGGACCCCCAATCACCCCGGGTTCTTCTTGAGGTCCTTGCTACCTTGGGGTGCCCTTAGGGTCTCTGTCAGCCTGGGGTGACCCTGGGGGGTCTATAGATAGTCCATTAGGGCTGTATGGGGCTCTATAGGGGTCCATATGGGTCTACAGAGCTCTATGGAGGATCTATATGAGTTCCATAGGTGGCTATAGAGCCCTATAGGGGTCCATAGGGATCTATGTGAGCTCCATAGGGATCTATAGGAGGTCCATAGGGGCCTGTGGAAGGTCCCTAGGGGGTTCATAAGGCATCTATAGAGGATCTGTATGGGTTCCATAGGTATCTGTGGGGGCCTATAGGTGCTCATAGGTGGCCTGTGGGGGATCCATGGGGTCAGTAGAGCACCTGTATAGGTTCTGTAGGTGTCTGTAGGGCTCTATAGGTGTCCACAGAGGCCTGTGGGAAGTCCATAGTGATCCATAGGTGTCTGTATGGGGCTCCACGAGCGTCCACAGCAGTCCACGGCACATCTACAGGTGCCAACAGAGGTCTGtagaggctcagaggagatctATAGGGAATCAGTAGGTGTCCATAGGAGATCCATAGGGATCTATAGAGACTTTCGGTGTTCTAGGGCTCCATGGGGTCCCCACAGGGCGCTGGAGGTGTCCATGGGGTCCCACAGGGCGCTGGAGGTGTCCATGGGGTCCCACAGGGctctggaggtgtcccaggagccctgcagggggCCACAGGCTCCGCGCGGGGCGCCCCGGGGGCGTGGCTCTGTCCGGAAGCAGCACAGGCCCCGCCCCTGCGGTGACGCCACGGGAGGCGTGGCCGTGCTGACCTTGCGAGCCTGCGGAGCGGGGCCCGGGGCAggtgagggcagggcagggacagggacagggacagggacagggacaggggggTCCTGCGGGAGGTGGGGCACCGCCGTGACGTCACTGCCCCACCCGCGGCTGGGACCGACGTCAGGGGCTGTGTTCGTGGCGACGGGGC is drawn from Pogoniulus pusillus isolate bPogPus1 chromosome 43, bPogPus1.pri, whole genome shotgun sequence and contains these coding sequences:
- the S100A10 gene encoding protein S100-A10 — protein: MPSQMEHAMETLLFTFHKYAGDKNHLGKEELRALMEKELPGFLENQRDPMALDKIMKDLDQCRDGRVGFQGFFSLVAGLTIACNDYFVLHMKQKGRK